A single Artemia franciscana unplaced genomic scaffold, ASM3288406v1 PGA_scaffold_1179, whole genome shotgun sequence DNA region contains:
- the LOC136041193 gene encoding uncharacterized protein LOC136041193, with amino-acid sequence MRLIDFCATHELIVGASWFPHKQIHKYTWNSPDGVTRNEIDHILIAKHRRRCLEDVRTFRGADCYSDHQLVVAKFKLKLKTVIKPQRSVKRFNVRKLQDPYVLQKYTSTLSNKFSMLRDELSIDNQWEKIVESLKEVAQEVVGYSRKKKEQWISESTWNIIDQRAEAKILVDRHEHNRTCTREYLDDLKAQYKRLNKQVKTRTRNDKRVFLETMADQAEVAARRGDSRTVYAITKEFAGISKASSTQVENKEGILLTQTDDLNRRWIEHFTEVLNQVPPTTFLNIPEETLFDLGIYSGPLLLSEVKDALMTLKNGKAAGNDGIPPELLKCGRNALAVPMFELLSRIWEDEKVPSEWSKAVIIKLFKKGQKTKCDNWRGIALQSVGSKVLCQIILNRIQSKVEKVLRDEQHGFRQNRSCCDLIFSLRILLEESNEWQVQLLVVFIDFLKAFDSIHRETMWKILIH; translated from the coding sequence ATGCGTTTAATTGACTTTTGTGCGACTCATGAACTTATCGTCGGCGCATCATGGTTCCctcataaacaaatacataaatatacttggaactcgcctgatggtgtaacaagaaatgaaatagaCCATATTTTAATTGCCAAGCACAGGCGACGTTGTTTAGAGGATGTTAGGACCTTTCGAGGTGCCGACTGCTATTCCGACCATCAACTTGTTGTTGCTAAGTTTAAGCTGAAACTGAAAACTGTCATAAAGCCCCAGCGGTCAGTAAAAAGGTTTAATGTAAGAAAGCTGCAGGACCCTTATGTATTACAAAAGTATACATCTACtttgtcaaataaattttccatgCTAAGGGACGAGTTGTCAATTGATAATCAATGGGAAAAGATCGTCGAGTCCCTGAAAGAAGTGGCACAAGAAGTTGTGGGATATAGCAGGAAGAAGAAAGAGCAGTGGATATCTGAAAGTACATGGAATATCATTGATCAAAGGGCAGAAGCCAAAATTCTCGTAGATAGACATGAGCATAATAGGACATGCACTAGAGAATATcttgatgatttaaaagcgCAGTATAAGCGTCTcaataaacaagtcaaaacaCGGACAAGGAATGATAAGAGGGTGTTCCTCGAAACTATGGCTGATCAGGCTGAAGTAGCCGCCAGGCGAGGAGATAGTCGTACTGTGTACGCTATAACGAAGGAGTTTGCGGGTATTTCGAAGGCTTCTTCAACTcaagttgaaaacaaagaaggcaTCTTATTAACCCAGACGGATGACTTAAACCGACGTTGGATAGAACATTTCACCGAGGTATTAAATCAGGTGCCTCCCACGACTTTTTTAAATATCCCTGAAGAAACACTGTTTGATCTTGGAATATATTCTGGACCTCTCTTGCTGAGTGAAGTAAAAGATGCTCTAATGACTTTGAAAAACGGAAAGGCAGCCGGTAACGATGGCATACCCCCAGAACTGTTGAAATGTGGTAGAAACGCCCTAGCAGTgcccatgtttgaacttttgtcaCGTATTTGGGAAGATGAAAAAGTCCCGAGTGAATGGTCAAAGGCAGTAATtataaaactcttcaaaaaaggacaaaagactaAATGTGACAATTGGAGAGGCATCGCTTTACAATCAGTAGGCAGCAAGGTTTTGTGCCAAATTATTCTCAATAGAATTCAAAGTAAAGTGGAGAAAGTTCTGAGAGATGAACAACATGGATTCCGCCAAAACAGATCGTGTTGTGACCTAATATTTAGCCTGAGAATCCTGCTCGAAGAATCTAACGAATGGCAGGTTCAATTACTCGTAGTATTTATTGACTTTCTCAAGGCCTTCGACTCGATACACCGCGAGACCATGTGGAAAATCTTAATACATTAA